GTATTTCAGGATAACAGTGTTCTGAGTTTCTGGGACGAGGCGGCCGCGCCGACCAGAAGTAGAAGCGATCCGGAACAGGGGCCCCAGAACAAAGCAGCGGACGCACCGGGGGGCAGGTTCAGTGCCCGACCGTAGCCGGCCGGTATCGGATGATGCGGACAAGGGAGTTGACGTCCAGGCTTGCACCACCAACCAGGACACCGTCTATTTCCGGCTCGGCCATGAGCGCATCAATGTTGTCCGGTTTGACCGAGCCACCGTAGATGATCCGGGTGGAACGGGCAAAGCGGTCTGAGATGCGGCCGGTAAGCCATTGTCGGATGAACGTGTGGATTTCCCGGGCCTGGTCCGGGGTGGCGTTGCTGCCAGTGCCGATGGCCCAGACCGGTTCGTAGGCAATAACTAGGTCGTCAGTTTCTTTGAGTCCTTCAAGCGCAGCGGTGAGTTGCCGGGTTATGGTCGCGGTTGTCTTGCCGGCTTTGCGTTCGGCAATGGTCTCGCCACAGCAGAGGACCGGGGTGAGACCAGTTCGGAGCGCAGCCTGGAGTTTCTT
The genomic region above belongs to candidate division WOR-3 bacterium and contains:
- the tpiA gene encoding triose-phosphate isomerase produces the protein MTATQARQFVIRLRPLLKDIRDREIVIFAPYTSLAVIAEELRDPNIAWGGQNLYWEQEGPYTGEIAGNFLTDLGCTFVLVGHSERRQLFGETDDHCRKKLQAALRTGLTPVLCCGETIAERKAGKTTATITRQLTAALEGLKETDDLVIAYEPVWAIGTGSNATPDQAREIHTFIRQWLTGRISDRFARSTRIIYGGSVKPDNIDALMAEPEIDGVLVGGASLDVNSLVRIIRYRPATVGH